A DNA window from Vigna angularis cultivar LongXiaoDou No.4 chromosome 1, ASM1680809v1, whole genome shotgun sequence contains the following coding sequences:
- the LOC108341724 gene encoding plant intracellular Ras-group-related LRR protein 9 → MQATMDPHPGTFPVLSYVMSRLPSFGPRSPASISASSASASTSDSASTSRSHHVDIEQPPHSDASSSSIVGQMPNLANPEMLASMTRAISDVAQARSVFKVMGPRPTHEEVDEAKAKLADLEAHLSRQLEEIVGLPRPPEIDEARWTAHIAEKEKVIKESTEKEKRILKSIIQLDNMHDAYGKLLKDAEKRLVKIYENDGADYDNNNENEEDDEDSVQVKEQVEGILKEAYGKGVERIALSGKRLKYLPEAFGHIPALIVLDVSTNQLSVIPDSICGLESLEELNLSSNALESLPESIGLLQKLKVLNVSGNKLSALPDSISKCSSLVELDASFNSLSYLPTNIGFELHNLQKLMIQLNKIRSLPSSICEMKSLRYLDAHFNELRGLPVAIGKLTNLQVLNLSSNFSDLRELPETFGDLINLRELDLSNNQIHALPDSFGRLHNLTKLNLEQNPVEVPPMHVVGEGLQAIKGFMSQRWIDILEEEERKTTQEVQEQGENGWLTRTTSWLKNVSENVTEMIMSPKTPKEAYLNQQL, encoded by the exons ATGCAAGCCACCATGGATCCCCACCCAGGAACCTTCCCCGTTCTCTCCTACGTCATGTCTCGTCTCCCTTCCTTCGGCCCCAGAAGCCCCGCCTCCATCTCCGCCTCCTCCGCCTCCGCCTCCACCTCCGACTCCGCCTCCACTTCCCGTTCCCATCACGTCGACATCGAACAGCCACCTCACTCCGATGCTTCCTCTTCCTCCATCGTGGGCCAAATGCCCAATCTAGCCAACCCGGAAATGCTGGCCTCCATGACCCGCGCCATCTCCGACGTTGCCCAGGCTCGATCCGTCTTCAAGGTCATGGGGCCCCGGCCCACCCACGAGGAGGTCGACGAGGCCAAGGCTAAGCTAGCGGACCTGGAAGCCCACCTGTCCCGCCAACTGGAAGAGATCGTGGGCCTGCCCAGGCCCCCGGAGATCGACGAGGCCCGCTGGACTGCCCACATCGCGGAGAAGGAGAAGGTCATCAAGGAATCGACGGAGAAAGAGAAGCGCATTTTGAAGTCCATCATTCAGCTCGACAACATGCACGACGCCTACGGTAAGCTCCTCAAGGACGCCGAGAAGCGCTTGGTCAAGATTTACGAGAACGACGGCGCCGACTACGACAACAACAACGAAAACGAAGAGGACGACGAGGACAGTGTTCAAGTGAAAGAACAGGTTGAGGGGATTTTGAAAGAGGCCTACGGAAAAGGGGTGGAGCGAATCGCTCTCTCCGGCAAGCGCCTCAAGTACCTGCCTGAAGCATTTGGCCACATTCCTGCATTGATCGTCCTCGATGTCTCCACCAATCAACTTTCG GTGATTCCTGATTCCATATGTGGATTGGAAAGTCTCGAGGAGCTTAATCTCTCTTCCAATGCTTTGGAGTCGCTACCCGAGTCAATTGGCTTGTTGCAGAAGTTGAAGGTCCTCAATGTGTCCGGAAACAAGCTGTCTGCTCTTCCTGATTCCATTAGTAAGTGCAG TTCATTGGTGGAGCTAGATGCAAGCTTTAACAGCCTGTCGTATTTGCCAACAAACATTGGATTTGAGTTGCATAATTTACAGAAGCTTATGATTCAGTTGAACAAGATTCGATCTCTTCCCTCGTCAATTTGTGAGATGAAATCCCTGCGTTATCTGGATGCTCACTTCAACGAGCTGCGCGGGCTTCCTGTTGCGATTGGGAAATTGACTAATCTTCAAGTTCTAAACCTGAGCAGTAACTTCAGTGACCTCAGAGAACTTCCAGAGACGTTTGGTGATTTGATCAACCTCAGGGAGTTAGATCTGAGCAACAACCAAATTCATGCACTTCCTGATTCTTTTGGTCGCCTTCATAACTTGACCAAGCTAAACTTGGAACAGAATCCTGTCGAAGTGCCACCTATGCATGTTGTGGGTGAAGGGCTCCAAGCCATAAAAGGGTTCATGTCTCAGAGATGGATTGATATATTGGAGGAGGAAGAAAGGAAAACCACCCAGGAGGTGCAAGAACAAGGAGAAAATGGGTGGTTAACGCGAACCACCTCTTGGCTGAAGAATGTTTCTGAAAATGTAACTGAGATGATTATGTCCCCAAAAACTCCCAAAGAAGCGTATCTTAATCAGCAGCTATGA
- the LOC108340400 gene encoding uncharacterized protein LOC108340400, which yields MKIPIFYLLLFPASAINVDETHLQEFSGTNAQTYPNYQSFSFLQDSAMGSKLLHNNNNGNNTIKFLCSYGGKILPRRTDGILRYYGGHTRVLAFPSTSFSELMTRISELCGSPATLRCPLPNGDLVTLISVKNDEDLANIIEEYDRVSSSLPHRLKIRAILSPLDKSSPSPSSSSSASHTPPGSPHSSASSLPCSEAHRFGCRNCSPTAYSICPLNGAAKSGSYHSSPCSLPCYAVHRFRCRNCSSGAYLTSIRNGAAKSSSPHPSGGSPPYSTAHRFGCQNCSPISYPIGVCNAAVKGC from the exons ATGAAGATTcctattttctatttattgttATTCCCTGCATCTGCTATAAATGTGGATGAAACGCACTTACAAGAGTTTTCAGGCACCAACGCTCAAACATACCCAAATTACCAAAGCTTTTCGTTCTTGCAAGACTCGGCCATGGGATCTAAACTCCTGCATAACAATAACAACGGTAATAATACTATTAAGTTCCTCTGTAGTTACGGCGGCAAGATCCTTCCTCGCCGCACCGACGGCATCCTCCGATACTACGGCGGCCACACCAGAGTCCTCGCTTTTCCTTCCACTTCATTCTCAG AGTTAATGACAAGGATTAGCGAGCTGTGCGGTTCGCCGGCGACACTCCGGTGTCCTTTGCCAAACGGGGACTTGGTCACCTTGATTTCCGTCAAAAACGACGAAGATTTGGCAAATATAATCGAGGAATACGATCGAGTTTCTTCGTCCTTACCTCATCGGTTGAAGATCAGAGCCATTCTTTCGCCGCTGGACAAATCATCTCCTTCTCCATCTTCTTCGTCCAGCGCCTCTCACACTCCGCCTGGTTCGCCTCACTCATCCGCCAGTTCCCTGCCGTGTTCTGAGGCTCACCGATTCGGCTGCCGGAACTGCTCGCCAACTGCGTATTCTATATGCCCCCTTAACGGAGCGGCAAAATCCGGTTCGTATCACTCCTCTCCCTGTTCCTTGCCGTGCTACGCGGTGCACCGGTTCCGTTGCCGGAATTGTTCCTCGGGTGCGTATCTTACCAGCATCCGTAATGGAGCGGCTAAATCCAGTTCTCCTCACCCCTCCGGCGGCTCCCCGCCGTATTCCACAGCCCACCGGTTCGGCTGCCAGAATTGCTCGCCGATTTCGTATCCAATTGGCGTCTGTAACGCGGCGGTAAAAGGATGTTAG